The Thiohalophilus sp. genome has a window encoding:
- a CDS encoding tetratricopeptide repeat protein yields MTMKLRVATGALLWFLFAGLSAGTLDDAQSLLQTGQAERALTLIDEHLQAAPDDDDGLFLRARALTALGRPGAAERAYRQLIEQQPQRVEAYNNLAALLMEQEQLTQASQVLEQALTGIDPAYATVYRNLQTVNVEIARASYGKALRVDVPEQRVTLATLELDLDEPPRPAASAPPEKGETQQQPADVVETTPSPTIPLQESEPAAIEQTVRDWARAWAAQDVGRYLSFYAGDFRPDDGLTRQGWEQQRQVRLKRPEWIRVELEKLQIAEQSAQQAVVEFIQKYRSDTYGDVTHKQLILSRENNGWRISRENTL; encoded by the coding sequence ATGACGATGAAACTCAGGGTGGCGACCGGTGCGCTGCTGTGGTTCCTCTTTGCGGGCCTGTCGGCTGGCACGCTGGATGACGCGCAGTCGCTGCTGCAGACGGGGCAGGCCGAACGGGCGCTGACCCTGATCGATGAGCACCTGCAGGCGGCCCCCGACGATGACGACGGGTTGTTTCTGCGCGCCCGCGCCCTGACCGCCCTGGGCCGGCCCGGGGCGGCGGAACGCGCTTATCGGCAATTGATCGAACAACAGCCGCAACGTGTCGAGGCGTATAACAACCTGGCGGCGTTGCTGATGGAGCAGGAGCAACTGACGCAGGCCAGTCAGGTACTGGAGCAGGCCCTGACCGGGATCGATCCGGCCTATGCCACGGTGTACCGTAATCTGCAGACGGTGAACGTGGAAATTGCCCGCGCCTCCTATGGCAAGGCGTTGCGGGTGGATGTGCCCGAGCAGCGCGTGACGCTTGCCACCCTGGAACTGGATCTGGACGAGCCCCCGCGCCCGGCGGCCTCCGCACCGCCGGAGAAGGGCGAGACACAACAACAACCGGCTGACGTTGTCGAGACTACGCCTTCGCCAACTATCCCGCTGCAGGAGAGCGAACCGGCGGCCATCGAGCAGACCGTGCGCGACTGGGCCCGGGCCTGGGCGGCGCAGGACGTGGGACGCTATTTGTCATTTTACGCCGGGGATTTTCGCCCGGACGACGGCCTCACCCGCCAGGGCTGGGAGCAACAACGCCAGGTACGCTTGAAGCGTCCCGAATGGATCCGGGTTGAACTGGAGAAACTGCAGATTGCCGAACAGTCCGCGCAACAGGCGGTGGTGGAGTTTATCCAGAAATACCGCTCCGATACCTACGGGGATGTCACGCATAAACAATTGATCCTCAGCCGTGAGAACAATGGCTGGCGAATCAGCCGGGAAAACACACTTTGA
- a CDS encoding LPS-assembly protein LptD translates to MRQSACHSCFCHPRHLRAGILAAILCAGAPAAAQTASTLYDDADEAQSVATSETSGGLCPPASHAPLPRVEGDPDDPRTHIEADSADISLETVSVFRGAVAVRRGLRQLNADRVDYDRQQDTAHAEGNVRLLQNDLLITGAEADLDMAAGTGQVSQATYRTAENQQGRAETIRILDKYRTELDDATYTTCDIGDPDWLLSAGHIMLDNENRQGSASNVVVRFKGVPFLYLPYMRFPIGDERLSGLLYPSIGDSDQHGTRVVVPYYWNIAPQMDATLTLDHMSRRGTMLQTEFRYLTANNEGQLDWHYLPDDKIYGEDRERVRWQHEGRADAGWSGQVEYNSVADTDHLFDFGDDLNATSTTHLQRRGQLVYNADRWQFTSLAQSHQVINGNETYQRLPQLGLTSRLPQRDNALNYHLDAQWVAFAHRDAPTVPEGNRLAVEPSISLPLRAVYGFAEPRLSLHYTQYDLDPATTPSEPEQTRTVPIFSLNSGLFFERDTRIGETDLLHTLEPQLFYAYIPYRDQSAIPVFDSAFRRFNINDPFRANRFDGVDRIGDTNHLTAALTTRLLGQQTGQELLMARLAQVFYFEDRRVTLGNDALDDSRRSDIIGEFDLRPNNRWAFDSDVTWSPQDDEVTVGNARLRYSPWDSLSLAAAYRFQRDRLETSEAGFDWRLNPRWGFHGRRLYDLENRRELESVLGLRYDSCCWGLSLEAGKRFVSSDRPEENTLLLILELKGLASFGE, encoded by the coding sequence TTGCGTCAATCCGCCTGTCACTCCTGCTTTTGTCATCCGCGGCACCTGCGTGCCGGGATACTGGCGGCCATTTTGTGTGCCGGGGCGCCGGCCGCCGCGCAGACCGCCTCGACACTGTACGATGACGCGGACGAAGCGCAATCCGTAGCGACGAGCGAAACAAGTGGCGGACTCTGTCCGCCCGCCAGCCACGCCCCCCTGCCCCGCGTGGAAGGCGATCCGGATGACCCGCGCACGCACATCGAAGCCGATAGCGCCGACATCAGTCTCGAGACCGTCAGTGTATTTCGCGGCGCGGTGGCGGTACGCCGGGGACTGCGCCAGTTAAACGCGGATCGGGTCGACTACGATCGCCAGCAGGATACCGCCCACGCCGAGGGCAATGTGCGACTGCTGCAAAACGATCTGCTGATTACCGGGGCCGAGGCAGACCTGGATATGGCCGCCGGCACCGGGCAAGTCAGTCAGGCCACCTATCGGACCGCCGAAAACCAGCAGGGGCGGGCCGAGACCATCCGGATTCTGGACAAATACCGTACCGAACTGGATGACGCCACCTATACCACCTGCGATATCGGCGATCCCGACTGGTTGCTGAGCGCCGGTCACATCATGCTCGATAATGAAAACCGCCAGGGGTCAGCCAGCAATGTGGTGGTCCGCTTCAAGGGCGTCCCGTTTCTGTATTTGCCCTACATGCGGTTTCCCATCGGGGACGAACGGCTCAGCGGTCTGCTCTATCCCTCGATTGGCGATTCGGATCAACATGGCACCCGGGTGGTGGTACCGTATTACTGGAACATCGCCCCGCAAATGGATGCGACGCTCACGCTCGATCACATGAGTCGCCGCGGGACCATGTTGCAAACCGAGTTTCGCTATCTGACCGCCAATAACGAAGGCCAGCTGGACTGGCATTATCTGCCCGACGACAAGATCTACGGCGAGGATCGCGAACGGGTGCGCTGGCAGCATGAGGGGCGGGCCGATGCCGGCTGGAGCGGGCAGGTGGAGTACAATTCGGTCGCCGACACCGATCATCTGTTCGATTTCGGCGACGATCTCAATGCCACCAGTACCACCCACCTGCAACGTCGCGGTCAGCTGGTATACAACGCCGACCGCTGGCAGTTTACCTCCCTGGCCCAGAGTCATCAGGTCATTAACGGCAACGAAACCTATCAACGCCTGCCACAACTGGGACTGACCTCCCGCCTGCCGCAGCGGGACAATGCGCTCAATTACCACCTCGACGCCCAGTGGGTTGCGTTTGCCCATCGCGATGCGCCGACCGTGCCCGAAGGCAACCGGCTGGCCGTGGAGCCGTCGATCAGCCTGCCACTGCGCGCGGTCTACGGCTTTGCCGAACCCAGGTTGTCCCTGCATTACACCCAGTACGATCTGGATCCGGCGACGACCCCCAGCGAGCCCGAACAGACCCGCACGGTGCCGATTTTCAGTCTCAACAGCGGGCTGTTTTTCGAGCGCGATACCCGCATCGGCGAAACCGATCTGCTGCATACGCTCGAGCCGCAACTGTTTTATGCCTACATCCCCTATCGGGATCAGAGTGCGATCCCGGTATTCGACAGCGCCTTTCGGCGTTTCAATATTAACGATCCGTTTCGCGCCAACCGCTTCGACGGGGTCGATCGCATCGGCGACACCAATCACCTGACCGCGGCGCTCACCACCCGGCTGTTGGGTCAGCAAACGGGTCAGGAGCTGCTGATGGCCCGGCTGGCCCAGGTGTTCTACTTCGAAGATCGGCGGGTCACACTGGGCAACGACGCACTCGATGACAGCCGCCGCTCGGACATCATTGGCGAATTCGACCTGCGGCCCAATAACCGCTGGGCCTTCGACAGCGATGTCACCTGGTCACCGCAGGACGATGAGGTCACCGTCGGCAACGCCCGGCTGCGCTACTCGCCGTGGGACAGTCTGTCGCTGGCGGCCGCCTATCGCTTTCAGCGGGATCGGCTGGAGACCAGCGAGGCCGGGTTCGACTGGCGGCTCAATCCCCGCTGGGGGTTCCATGGCCGGCGGCTGTATGACCTGGAAAACCGGCGCGAGCTGGAATCGGTCCTGGGGCTGCGTTACGACAGCTGCTGCTGGGGCCTGAGCCTGGAAGCCGGCAAGCGTTTTGTCAGCAGCGACCGGCCCGAGGAAAACACCCTGTTGCTGATCCTGGAGCTCAAGGGGCTGGCCAGCTTCGGGGAGTAA
- a CDS encoding glutamate-cysteine ligase family protein produces the protein MGEEIQSSQFDAQDYARFEQRLQQETALLKSWLQEGALASTEPQGGFELEAWLIDDALRPAPINEAFLKRLDTPLASPELASFNFEVNSTPRYLAGEVFTAMHNELIETWRHCTDTAEALDARVLMIGILPTVENDSLTLANMSRMQRYRALNREVVRMRHGKPLVFDINGEEHLRVTHRDVMLESAATSFQIHLKLTPQNAVPLFNASIILAGPMVAVSANSPFLFGKSLWDETRIPVFEQAVAVGGYDAARFGPIRRVTFGNGYVKQSLMECFEENLAHYPVMLPVDLGEAPEQLAHLRMHNGTIWRWNRPLIGFEEDGTPHLRVEHRVVPAGPTLIDTIANAAFYYGAVTALANLPIPPRRQLAFDRARDNFYTAARFGLRARQQWFEDRQLSASELIQKVLLPMAREGLAQLGVAEADSRQYLEIIAQRVASGQNGARWQRDYVKQHGKDMQALTAAYLERQQQGDPVHAWPL, from the coding sequence ATGGGTGAAGAGATACAGAGCAGCCAGTTCGATGCACAAGATTACGCCCGCTTCGAACAGCGTCTGCAACAGGAAACCGCCCTGCTCAAAAGCTGGTTGCAGGAAGGGGCGCTGGCGAGCACGGAACCGCAGGGCGGTTTCGAGCTGGAGGCCTGGCTGATCGATGACGCGTTGCGGCCGGCACCGATTAACGAGGCGTTTCTCAAACGCCTGGATACCCCTCTGGCGTCGCCGGAGCTGGCCAGTTTCAATTTCGAGGTCAACAGTACCCCGCGTTATCTGGCCGGCGAGGTCTTCACCGCCATGCATAACGAGCTGATCGAAACCTGGCGCCACTGTACTGATACGGCCGAGGCGCTGGACGCCCGGGTGCTGATGATCGGGATTTTGCCGACGGTGGAGAATGACTCGCTGACCCTGGCCAACATGTCCCGCATGCAGCGTTATCGGGCCCTCAATCGTGAAGTGGTGCGCATGCGCCATGGCAAACCGTTGGTCTTCGATATCAATGGTGAGGAACATTTGCGAGTGACGCATCGCGATGTGATGCTCGAATCGGCCGCCACCTCCTTTCAGATCCATCTGAAGCTCACACCGCAAAACGCGGTGCCGCTGTTCAATGCCAGTATCATTCTGGCCGGCCCGATGGTTGCCGTGAGTGCCAACTCGCCGTTTCTGTTCGGCAAAAGTCTGTGGGACGAGACCCGCATCCCGGTTTTCGAGCAGGCGGTCGCCGTGGGCGGGTATGACGCGGCGCGTTTCGGACCGATTCGCCGGGTGACCTTTGGCAACGGCTATGTCAAACAGTCGCTGATGGAATGCTTCGAGGAGAATCTGGCCCATTATCCGGTCATGCTGCCGGTGGACCTGGGCGAGGCGCCCGAACAACTGGCCCACCTGCGCATGCATAACGGCACCATCTGGCGCTGGAATCGTCCGCTGATCGGCTTTGAGGAAGACGGCACGCCGCATCTGCGGGTCGAGCACCGGGTGGTGCCGGCGGGGCCCACCCTGATCGATACCATTGCCAATGCCGCTTTTTATTATGGCGCGGTTACCGCGCTGGCGAATCTGCCGATTCCCCCGCGCCGGCAACTGGCCTTCGACCGGGCGCGGGACAATTTTTATACCGCGGCCCGTTTCGGCCTGCGTGCCCGGCAACAGTGGTTCGAGGACAGGCAGCTGTCCGCCAGCGAACTGATTCAAAAAGTGTTACTGCCCATGGCCCGGGAGGGACTCGCACAACTGGGCGTGGCCGAAGCGGACAGCCGACAGTATCTGGAAATTATCGCGCAACGGGTGGCCAGTGGCCAAAACGGTGCCCGCTGGCAACGCGATTATGTCAAACAACATGGCAAGGATATGCAGGCCCTCACGGCCGCCTATCTGGAACGCCAGCAACAGGGAGATCCGGTTCATGCATGGCCCCTCTGA
- the pdxA gene encoding 4-hydroxythreonine-4-phosphate dehydrogenase PdxA — translation MTPRPPTLAITPGEPAGIGPDLLIQAAQQPREAALVALADPELLEQRARQLNLPLGLQPWAPGDPPVTGAGVLAIQPILTNAPVTAGRLDPANASYVLACLDAAVAGCQAGQFEALVTGPVHKGVINDAGIAFTGHTEYLADATATPRVVMMLATPGLRVALATTHLALREVPDAITRENLTTVIRILDRELRRHFACATPRIKVCGLNPHAGEGGHLGREEIEVIEPALAALRREGLDLIGPLPADTLFTPAGLEGIDAVLAMYHDQGLPVLKHMGFGKAVNITLGLPFVRTSVDHGTALELAGSGRADPGSLGYAIEVAGEMLRVADPA, via the coding sequence GTGACACCGCGGCCGCCTACCCTTGCCATTACCCCCGGCGAGCCGGCCGGCATCGGTCCCGATTTGCTCATTCAGGCCGCCCAGCAGCCTCGCGAAGCGGCCCTGGTGGCGCTGGCCGATCCGGAACTCCTCGAACAACGGGCTCGCCAGCTGAACCTGCCGCTGGGCCTGCAGCCCTGGGCCCCCGGCGATCCGCCGGTGACCGGCGCCGGAGTGCTGGCCATTCAACCCATTTTGACAAACGCCCCCGTGACCGCCGGCCGACTCGATCCGGCCAATGCCAGCTATGTGCTGGCCTGCCTGGATGCCGCCGTGGCCGGTTGTCAAGCGGGCCAGTTTGAGGCGCTGGTGACCGGCCCGGTGCACAAGGGGGTGATCAACGACGCCGGCATCGCCTTCACCGGCCACACCGAGTATCTGGCCGACGCCACCGCCACCCCTCGCGTGGTCATGATGCTGGCCACCCCCGGACTGCGGGTGGCCCTGGCCACCACCCATCTGGCCCTGCGCGAAGTCCCCGACGCCATCACCCGCGAGAACCTGACCACCGTCATCCGTATCCTGGATCGCGAGCTGCGTCGTCATTTCGCCTGCGCCACGCCCCGGATCAAGGTGTGCGGCCTCAATCCCCATGCCGGCGAAGGCGGCCATCTGGGGCGCGAGGAGATCGAGGTGATCGAACCGGCGCTGGCAGCCCTGCGCCGCGAGGGCCTGGATCTGATCGGGCCACTGCCGGCCGATACCCTGTTCACGCCGGCCGGGCTGGAAGGGATCGATGCGGTGCTGGCGATGTATCACGATCAGGGCCTGCCGGTGCTCAAGCATATGGGCTTTGGAAAGGCGGTGAACATCACCCTGGGCCTGCCGTTCGTGCGCACCTCGGTGGACCACGGCACGGCGCTGGAGCTGGCCGGCAGCGGCCGCGCCGATCCGGGCAGCCTCGGTTATGCCATCGAGGTCGCCGGCGAGATGCTTCGCGTGGCCGACCCCGCCTGA
- a CDS encoding peptidylprolyl isomerase, with translation MKHLISGLLFGLVALNAAPLSAAPVQELDHVVAIVNDDVITRVELDERLERIKSQARQQQQRLPDEATLERQVLENLIVEELQLQLAEKAGIRVDDESVNQVINNIARENNLTLDQFQEVLRRDGMSFAAFRENIRNEIIINQLRKRRVEDSVNVTEQEVNNYLSNMENRQGLNDEFRLGHILIGVPDGATPQQIQQAEARARQVYNRLRLGADFHQTAVAESSGQNALQGGDLGWRKGGQLPSALADIIVDMEPGDISEPQRSASGFHIIKLLDRRSDEQRRIVEQTLARHILIRPNQLVSNADARQRLARLRERIQRGESFADLARAHSDDTGSAAEGGSLGWFSPGSMVPRFEEVVNRLEPGQISEPFQSRFGWHIVEVISRRKHDDTEQYQRIQARQSIHKRKSDEAIEQWLRQLRAEAYVEIRLNQ, from the coding sequence ATGAAACACCTTATCAGTGGCCTGCTGTTCGGCCTTGTGGCGCTGAACGCCGCCCCCCTCTCTGCCGCCCCGGTCCAGGAACTCGATCACGTGGTCGCCATCGTCAATGACGATGTCATCACCCGGGTCGAACTGGATGAACGACTGGAGCGCATCAAAAGTCAGGCCCGGCAACAGCAGCAGCGCCTGCCCGATGAAGCGACCCTCGAACGCCAGGTGCTGGAAAATCTGATCGTCGAGGAATTACAGCTGCAACTGGCGGAAAAGGCCGGCATCCGGGTGGACGACGAGAGCGTCAATCAGGTCATTAACAACATCGCCCGCGAGAACAACCTGACGCTGGACCAGTTTCAGGAAGTCCTGCGCCGCGACGGCATGAGCTTCGCCGCGTTTCGCGAAAACATCCGCAACGAGATTATTATCAACCAGCTGCGCAAGCGCCGGGTCGAGGACAGCGTCAACGTCACCGAGCAGGAAGTGAACAATTACCTGAGCAACATGGAAAACCGCCAGGGGCTGAACGACGAATTCCGTCTCGGCCACATCCTGATCGGCGTACCCGACGGCGCCACCCCGCAGCAAATCCAGCAGGCGGAAGCCAGAGCCCGGCAGGTCTATAACCGTCTGCGCCTGGGCGCCGACTTTCACCAGACTGCCGTGGCCGAATCCAGTGGCCAGAATGCCCTGCAGGGCGGCGACCTGGGCTGGCGCAAGGGGGGGCAACTGCCCAGCGCGCTGGCCGACATTATCGTCGACATGGAACCGGGCGATATCAGCGAACCCCAGCGCAGTGCCAGCGGCTTTCATATCATCAAGCTGCTGGATCGGCGCAGCGACGAGCAGCGGCGCATCGTCGAGCAGACCCTGGCCCGGCATATCCTGATCCGGCCCAACCAGCTGGTTTCCAATGCCGACGCCCGCCAGCGGCTGGCGCGCCTGCGCGAGCGGATTCAACGGGGCGAGAGCTTCGCCGATCTGGCCCGCGCTCACTCGGATGACACCGGTTCCGCCGCCGAGGGCGGCAGCCTGGGCTGGTTCAGTCCCGGCAGCATGGTGCCCCGCTTCGAGGAAGTCGTGAACCGCCTCGAGCCGGGCCAGATCAGCGAACCCTTCCAGAGCCGTTTCGGCTGGCACATTGTCGAGGTAATTTCACGCCGCAAGCACGACGACACCGAACAATACCAGCGTATCCAGGCCCGTCAGTCCATCCACAAGCGCAAAAGCGATGAGGCCATCGAACAATGGCTGCGTCAGCTGCGCGCCGAAGCGTACGTGGAAATCCGGCTGAACCAGTGA
- a CDS encoding aminoglycoside phosphotransferase family protein, whose product MDTRLQQLEQWLATQGYHRYSLEPASADASFRRYFRIHHDGTSFIVMDAPPEKEDTAPFIRVAGLMMDAGLHVPRIMARDTEQGFLQLSDLGTQLYLPALNENSVEALYGDAMDALLQLQQQPIPGWLPDYDRERLMQEMQLFADWYLQRHLGLVLDTAQQQILQRAFAHLADVALEQPEVIVHRDYHSRNLLLSEPNPGVIDFQDAVRGPVTYDLVSLLRDCYIAWPRERVEQWVRDYLQRAQQAGIVESQVSAEQFLRWFDLMGIQRHLKASGIFARLNYRDAKPGYLADIPRTLGYVLPIMGDYAELIDFAGLLQSLDVPRRLEQITPRSVSA is encoded by the coding sequence TTGGATACACGCTTGCAGCAACTTGAACAGTGGCTGGCCACGCAGGGCTATCACCGCTACTCGCTGGAACCGGCTTCCGCCGATGCCAGCTTCCGGCGCTATTTTCGCATTCACCATGACGGCACGAGTTTCATCGTCATGGATGCGCCACCGGAAAAGGAGGATACCGCGCCCTTTATCCGGGTAGCCGGGTTGATGATGGATGCGGGACTGCATGTGCCGCGGATTATGGCGCGGGATACCGAACAGGGTTTTTTGCAACTGAGCGATCTGGGCACGCAACTTTACCTGCCGGCGTTGAACGAGAACAGTGTCGAAGCCCTGTACGGGGATGCGATGGACGCGCTTTTGCAGCTGCAACAACAGCCGATCCCCGGCTGGCTGCCCGACTACGATCGCGAGCGGTTAATGCAGGAAATGCAACTGTTTGCCGACTGGTATCTGCAACGGCATCTCGGGCTGGTGCTGGATACCGCGCAACAGCAGATATTGCAACGCGCTTTTGCGCATCTGGCCGATGTGGCGCTGGAACAACCCGAAGTGATCGTGCATCGCGATTATCATTCGCGCAATCTGTTGCTGAGTGAACCCAATCCCGGCGTGATCGATTTTCAGGACGCGGTCCGGGGACCGGTCACTTACGATCTCGTCTCCCTGTTGCGCGATTGTTATATCGCCTGGCCACGCGAGCGAGTCGAGCAGTGGGTGCGGGATTATCTGCAGCGTGCGCAACAGGCCGGGATCGTTGAATCGCAAGTGAGCGCCGAACAGTTCCTGCGCTGGTTCGATCTGATGGGTATACAACGCCATCTCAAGGCCAGCGGCATCTTCGCGCGACTGAATTATCGTGACGCCAAGCCCGGGTATCTGGCCGACATTCCGCGCACGCTCGGGTATGTCCTGCCGATCATGGGCGACTATGCCGAGCTGATCGATTTTGCCGGGCTGTTACAAAGCCTGGATGTGCCCCGTCGACTGGAACAGATTACGCCGCGGAGTGTGTCGGCGTGA
- the murU gene encoding N-acetylmuramate alpha-1-phosphate uridylyltransferase MurU produces the protein MKAMILAAGRGERMRPLTDTCPKPLLQAGGKALIEYHIEALAAAGINEIVINHAWLGDQIEKKLGTGERYGVRLHYSHEATALETAGGIIQALPWLGEVFIALNADIWTDYPLARLPAEPEGLAHLVMVDNPAHHPQGDFGLRENVLDEQHEPRLTFSGIGVYRAGLFADLRPGVRPLGPLLRAAMQQGKVSGEYYSGQWRDIGTPQRLAELDAQLNGGQG, from the coding sequence GTGAAGGCCATGATCCTGGCCGCCGGTCGTGGCGAGCGCATGCGGCCGTTGACCGACACCTGTCCCAAACCGCTATTACAGGCCGGTGGCAAGGCGCTGATCGAATATCATATCGAGGCACTGGCCGCGGCGGGGATTAACGAGATCGTGATCAATCATGCCTGGCTGGGCGATCAGATCGAAAAAAAACTCGGCACAGGTGAGCGTTACGGCGTGAGGCTGCATTATTCGCACGAAGCGACGGCACTGGAGACAGCCGGCGGTATCATCCAGGCCCTGCCGTGGCTGGGCGAGGTGTTTATCGCGCTCAATGCCGACATCTGGACCGATTATCCCCTGGCCCGACTGCCTGCTGAACCCGAAGGGTTGGCGCATCTGGTGATGGTGGACAATCCGGCGCATCATCCGCAGGGCGATTTTGGCCTGCGGGAGAATGTTCTGGATGAACAGCACGAACCGCGCCTGACGTTCAGCGGCATCGGGGTTTACCGGGCCGGACTATTTGCGGATCTGAGGCCGGGCGTGCGGCCGCTGGGGCCGTTGTTGCGCGCGGCCATGCAACAGGGCAAGGTGAGCGGAGAATATTATTCCGGTCAATGGCGGGATATCGGTACGCCGCAACGACTGGCCGAACTGGATGCGCAACTGAATGGTGGTCAGGGTTAA
- a CDS encoding M14 family metallopeptidase, with protein sequence MHGPSENSLTWLDAVPPGLLDLPARRLHEQLNGPTLIRLSGEDPRPLFISVLLHGNETTGWDAMRALLKKYPRLPRSVYLFIGNVAAAAQGQRHLPQQADYNRIWQGDGEGAEYAMARELLAWLQPQSLFAAIDIHNNTGTNPHYACVNRLQDDYLHLATLFSRTVVYFLKPDTVLSMAMAALCPAVTIECGKPDDARGVAHVIEFIEAALHLSVFPDHPMAAQDVDLFHTVAVVNVPEQCSVAVGDETADVDLSPAIDRYNFSELPPGTCFGRFRADCQLALHARDEQGNEVSGRYFELRDGGIYTRVPVMPSMLTLDAEIIRQDCLCYLMERLPLPGAG encoded by the coding sequence ATGCATGGCCCCTCTGAAAACAGCCTGACATGGCTCGATGCCGTGCCGCCGGGCCTGCTGGATTTGCCTGCCCGGCGTCTGCATGAACAGTTAAACGGTCCGACACTGATCCGCCTGTCAGGCGAGGATCCCCGGCCGTTGTTTATTTCGGTGCTGTTGCACGGTAACGAAACCACCGGCTGGGATGCCATGCGCGCCCTCCTGAAAAAATATCCCCGTCTGCCGCGCAGTGTGTATCTGTTCATTGGTAATGTCGCGGCGGCGGCACAGGGACAGCGCCATCTGCCACAGCAGGCGGACTATAACCGGATCTGGCAAGGCGACGGCGAAGGGGCGGAGTATGCCATGGCGCGTGAGCTGCTGGCCTGGTTACAACCGCAATCGTTGTTTGCCGCCATCGATATACACAACAACACCGGCACCAATCCCCATTACGCCTGCGTGAACCGCCTGCAGGATGATTATCTGCATCTGGCGACGCTGTTCAGTCGTACCGTGGTCTATTTTCTCAAGCCGGATACGGTGCTCTCCATGGCCATGGCCGCGCTGTGCCCGGCGGTCACCATCGAATGTGGTAAACCCGATGACGCGCGGGGCGTGGCGCATGTGATCGAATTTATCGAAGCGGCGCTGCACCTGTCGGTCTTTCCCGATCACCCGATGGCCGCGCAGGATGTGGATCTGTTTCATACGGTGGCGGTGGTCAACGTGCCCGAACAATGTTCGGTGGCGGTGGGCGATGAGACGGCCGACGTCGATCTCAGCCCGGCTATCGATCGTTATAACTTCAGCGAGTTGCCGCCCGGCACCTGTTTCGGACGCTTCCGGGCGGATTGTCAGCTGGCCCTGCACGCCCGCGACGAGCAGGGTAATGAAGTCAGTGGCCGCTATTTCGAACTGCGCGATGGCGGCATTTATACCCGCGTGCCGGTCATGCCCTCGATGCTGACCCTGGATGCCGAGATCATCCGCCAGGATTGTCTCTGCTATTTGATGGAACGCCTGCCATTACCCGGCGCCGGCTGA
- the rsmA gene encoding 16S rRNA (adenine(1518)-N(6)/adenine(1519)-N(6))-dimethyltransferase RsmA: MTRSSHRPRKRFGQNFLHDPGVIRRILDAIAPRPDDPLVEIGPGQGALTRPLLETVNQLDVVELDRDLLPQLEALDVDGKLRVHNADALRFDFCPLRAGEARLRLIGNLPYNISTPLLFHLMEQLACIADMHFMLQKEVVDRITAVPGSKTYGRLGVMLHYYCRAERLFSVPPGAFHPAPKVESAIVRLVPHPEPPVAVNDVQQLAWLVNRLFSQRRKMLRHSLKGYLSEARLRELGIDPTERPEQLDLAAFATLANAL, translated from the coding sequence ATGACCCGCTCCTCGCATCGCCCGCGCAAACGCTTCGGCCAGAACTTTCTGCACGACCCGGGCGTCATCCGGCGCATCCTCGACGCCATCGCGCCGCGCCCGGACGATCCGCTGGTGGAGATCGGCCCCGGTCAGGGCGCCCTGACCCGACCGCTGCTGGAGACGGTAAACCAGCTGGACGTGGTCGAGCTGGATCGGGATCTGCTCCCGCAACTCGAGGCGCTCGATGTCGACGGCAAACTGCGCGTGCACAATGCCGATGCCCTGCGTTTTGATTTTTGCCCGCTGCGCGCGGGAGAGGCCAGACTGCGTCTGATCGGCAATTTGCCCTATAACATCTCTACCCCGCTGCTGTTTCACCTGATGGAACAGCTGGCCTGCATCGCGGATATGCATTTCATGCTGCAAAAGGAGGTGGTCGACCGGATTACCGCCGTCCCCGGCAGCAAGACCTATGGCCGGCTCGGCGTGATGCTGCACTATTACTGCCGGGCCGAACGACTGTTCAGCGTCCCGCCGGGCGCCTTCCACCCGGCCCCCAAAGTCGAGTCGGCCATCGTCCGCCTGGTCCCGCATCCCGAACCACCGGTGGCCGTCAACGACGTCCAGCAACTCGCCTGGCTGGTCAATCGCCTGTTCAGCCAGCGGCGTAAAATGCTGCGCCACTCCCTCAAGGGCTATCTCAGCGAGGCCCGCCTGCGGGAACTGGGCATCGACCCCACCGAACGCCCCGAACAACTCGACCTGGCCGCCTTCGCCACCCTCGCCAACGCGCTCTAG